The genomic window GCGCGTAATATTCCTGTGCGTGCTTTAGTCAGGGATATAGAGGCAGCTAGAACCATTTTGCCACCTGATGCCGAGTTAGTAGTAGGTGACGTATTAAATCCACAAAGCCTAACTACAGCCTTGGGAGATAGTACAGTGGTGCTGTGTGCAACTGGCGCAAAACCCAGTTTAGATCCCACTGGCCCCTATAAAGTAGATTTTGAAGGCACTAAAAATTTAGTCGATGTGGCCAAAGCCAAGGGAATTGAACATTTTGTTTTAGTAACTTCTTTGTGTGTCTCCCAGTTTTTCCATCCGTTGAACTTGTTTTGGCTAATTTTAGTATGGAAAAAACAAGCAGAGGAGTATCTGCAAAAAAGCGGTTTAAATTACACAATTGTTCGCCCTGGTGGATTAAAAAATGAAGATAATGCCGATGCGATCGTCATGCAGGGTGCTGATACATTATTTGAGGGTAGTATTCCTCGCCAAAAAGTCGCCCAAGTTTGTGTAGAAGCTCTATTTAAGCTAGTCGCACACCATAAAATAGTCGAGATAGTCGCCAAACCCGAAGCTAGCCCTAAAAGCTTTGAAGAATTATTTCAACAATGCTAACCGCGCTACTGCTAACATCACTCATTTTGTGAACTTTACCGAAATAGATGCGTCAACTTTTGTTGTTAGCTAAGAGAGTCAGAAACCCCACGCCTAAAAGCGGGGGCTTAAAAAAGCCCTAATCTGACCAGACTAAGTTCTTAACTGAACTACGTGAAATTGGAAGGAGTAAAACTCTGAAAAGCCTTGAACTCAAAGGTCTGGAAAAATTTATTGGCCCTATAGCCGCACTTCTAGGCTTTGTTTACTTATTTCAATGGTACGTGTTTGGGGATTTGCGATCGCCTTCTGATCCCATCTTTGGCAATAATTTACCACCCTTGGTGATGGAAGGCGGAGATCCATACATCCGGGCTTTGATGCGAACCATCTCAGCTAGTGAAGCCAATAGCAAACGCCCCTATTCACTGTTGTATGGTGGACAGCAAATCACTGACCTCAGTAAGCATCCTGAAATATGCGTCACTATTCCCGTAGGGCCAAACACAGGTAATTGTTCTACAGCTGCTGGCAGATATCAAATGATTAATACCACTTGGTATCATATTGCTCCCCGTTATCACCCCAAACCAGGACAAATGATGTTTTGGTCTAATTATAGTTTTGAGCCACAATATCAAGATGTAGTAGTTTACCGTTGGTTAAATGATTCCAAGGTTTGGGGAATTGATATTTCCCAACTATTGCGTCAAGGTAAGTTAAACGAAGTTTTGCGGCGACTCTCTCCCACTTGGACAAGTTTAGGTTATGGCATAGAAACAAACTCTATTAGTAAGTCTTTGCCCAAGATTTATCAAAAAATGTTGCAAGAAGAATTAACAACAGCCAGTCAACCAGCCGCAGCCAACGCCGCGACTCCCAGTCCCAAGATTAACCCTAAAGGCAAACAACCAAAACCGCAGTAAGGGAATAGGGAGTAGTTAACAATTCAAAATTCAAAATTCAAAATTCAAAATTCAAAATTAAATACAGTTGGAGTCGGGGATTTAAACCCCAACTCAACTGATACTAAGTGTAGACGTAGGGGTCTTAAACCCTTGAATTTACGATAAGTTAGTATACTTTTATTTTCTGTAGTAAACTCTAGCATTGCCGAATCCGCGATCGCGAATAAAATTATTCCATCTTTGGGCATCAGTGCGCTGACTAAAAGGCCCTACTGCTACGTGTGGTCCTAGAGGTTGTTTTCTTTCAGTGACAAAACCCTCTAATCCCGGAAACTGTCGAATCTGATTGGCAATGGTGAATAAATCTTCTGACTTAGCAGGAATGGAAATGTAATATCTGGATTTGGTGGTGGGATTATTGGTATTACCAGAGTTCCGATTATCAGGATAATAAGGTAATTCTTGCCCACTATCAAAACCCGCAACACTCGCACCATAAATACCAATTGCGTTTAACTCTCTAACTCGCTGTTGAGCATTATTTAGCCGATTAAATACTCCAGACTGAATCACAGAACGGCCATTGTACTGTCGAATATATGCGGTAGGTTCAACGCGGCGTACTTGTTGCAGAGTCCAGTTGCTAGTATTCTCAACATACACTGAGTAACGTTGAAAACTTTGGCTGAATGAAGACTCTGCTGGTTGATATTGATTAAATTCTACAGGCTGATTTTGTGGGTAGTTTGGTGGAGGTGGTAAAGTTTTAAATACTGATTGAGCTAGCAGTACCTTATCATCATTGCTAATTTGTCCCTGTACAGGGCTGCTATTGGCAATCAGTGCCAAAAACAAAGACATGATAGGTAATCCAATATGTTTGGCTGTTATTTGACTAGACATAGTAGTAACAAAATTGATAATTTTCCTAATAGTTAGCTTAATTTGTGTAAGTCTAGGTGGCAACGAATACCATCTTGAAGCTGAATAATTTATTTGTGGTAGTTCCCGAACGAAGTCCTTTTCTCATAAGGCTTTGAAGGAGATGTGCTAGAATTGAGCAGTTAAAAATTTTTAAGTTGGCGTTGTAGTTGTCGATCGCAAGGTAAATTTTTATATTCAGCAAGGCAATACGCCAAGCTCAATTCAAAGATATGAAAAAAGTCGTCGTTGGTCTTTCGGGTGGCGTTGATAGTTCCACCGCCGCCGCTATTCTCCACCATCAGGGCTATGAAGTGATTGGTTTGACCCTTTGGCTAATGAAAGGCAAAGGCCAGTGTTGCTCTGAAGGTATGATCGACGCGGCTTATATTTGTGAACAGTTGGGCATTCCTCATCAAGTTGTAGATATGCGGGATGTCTTTCAAACTCATATTGTTGATTACCTGGTGAATGGTTACAGCGTGGGAATTACGCCCTTACCTTGTTCCCAGTGTAATAAAACGGTGAAGTTCGGCCCAATGGTACAATATGCCCGTGAAGAATTGGGATGCGATCGCATTGCCACTGGTCATTATGCCCGCATTAGCTACAATGAAGCTACGGAACGTTACGAATTATTAAGAGCTATTGACCGTAATAAAGACCAATCCTACTTTCTGTATGATTTGTCTCAAGATTTACTAGCAGCATCATTATTTCCTCTAGGGGAAATGCAAAAAGCTGACACCCGCCGCATCGCTGCTGAACACGGCTTAAAGACTGCTGATAAGCCAGAAAGTCAAGATTTGTGCTTAGTGGAAAGTAACGGTTCTATGCGAGCATTTCTGGATAAATATATCGCTCCCAAAACAGGTGATATCGTCGATACCACAGGCAAAGTTTTGGGACAACATGATGGTGTCCATCACTACACTATTGGTCAGCGCAAAGGCATCGGCATTGCTGCGGCTGAACCATTGTATGTGATTGAATTAGACGCGGTGAATAATAAAGTAATAGTAGGCGATCGCACCAAAGCAACTCAGTCTGAATGTACAGTTAGCCGAGTTAATTGGGTATCTATGGCTGAACCAACTTCCCCCATTCGTGCGGAAGTACAAGTTCGCTACCGTTCTAGTCCTGAATCGGTGACAGTTATACCTTTAGAAAACTCCCGCGTGCGTTTGGTGTTTGACGAACCCCAATTCAGCATCACCCCCGGACAAGCTGCTGTCTGGTACGACGGCGAAAAAGTTCTCGGTGGGGGAATTATTGAATTGAGTGCTGAGTGCTGAGAATGTAGGTTGGGTTGACGTAAGGAAACCCAAGATAGATCATAGTGTTGGGTTAGGCGATCGCTTGGTTTGGACTTAGGACTCAAGGAGTTTGTAATTACATCAAAGGACGAGAAGTTTGAGAACCCCAACCTAGTAGCCAAAAAACAGGATGTGGGTTTCCAATTGCCAAAATTGGTGTGATATTTAGTTTGGTAACTGAAGCCGCTATTGCTTTGTAAAGCATTAATAGCGGTTTGCCGCCACCAGTCTGGGATCAGCTGCCCATCAGTGCCTGGGCTAGCCCGATGAAAAGCGGTATTGCCACGGCAATCGCAACCGGCGTGCCGATGGCTGTGGAAGCACCTATGTAGGCGGAGGGATTGGCTGACGGGATACCAGCTCGTAAAGTGGGCGGACCTGAGATGTCTGAACTGGAGGCGGCAATGACGGCCAGGAGCGCGACACCGCCAGGGCTGAACCCCGTGGCGTAGTGGGCAATCATGCCGAGACCGAAGGCAATAAACCCATGCAGGAGCGGTGCTACCAGGGCATATACGGCGTACCACTGGGCTACCTTGCGTAGCTCGCCAATCCTTGACCAAGCCTCCATACCCATTATCAGCATTAGTATTGAAAGCAGGCCGCGGAAGAGAGGCTCATAGAAGCTTTCAAAAACACTTTCCGGCCGGGTTATTATGCCTAGAGTGAGGCCGAGCAGCAGTGCCGATAGAGCAGAACCCTGGAGGCTTTCCTGCACGATGGGCCATATCTCGACCCGCTTGCCTGCGGTAGCGCGCTGCTGGCTGAGATACTCCTGCCTGGTGCTGGGATACTCCTGCTCGTTGGGATATTCGCCTGCGATAACTGCCTGCTTGCTGAGATATTCCTCCTGGCTGTCATACTTGTCGCGCTTCTTGCTGGTATAAATGCTGGCCACGACGATCGCAGTCACGAGCGCGGGGATGTCCATGAAGGGATAGAGTGCGCCAGCCCAGGGTTCGTATTTCATGCCTTGCGCTTCCATTACCGTTATGCCGGCAGCGAGGGTAGAGCCACTCACCGCACCGAACAAGCCTGCCGTCGCAACGGCATCCACGGTTCTGATGCCCGGCAGCTTGGCCAAGGTATATCGCCCGATGAACACGATCAGGATACCCGTTACCACAGCGAACAGCCCGGGCAACAGCATCTCCGTCAGATTAGAATTGCGGATCGCAATGCCGCCGCTCAGTCCGACTTTGATGAGGAGCATGAAGACGATGAACTTATATATCGCATCTGGAATTTGCAGTTGGCTACCGAGGGCGGCAATGACTATACCACCAATCAGAAAGCTAAGTGTCGGGGACTGCAATTGAGCCCCGAATTTCGTCAAGAAATCGGACAAGAAATCCACGTTGTAATTCCTCCTTGATTCAGATATTAGGGGTCAAAACAATTCAAAATTCTCAATTCAAAATTGCAATCATTAGGAGCTTGAACCCACTACTGATTGAAGACAAATTCAAAATTCAAAATTCTCAATTCAAAATTGCAATTATAGGAGCTTGAACCTAGTACTGATTGTTCGCGTAGCGTCCCGTAGGGAAGACCACTGAACAAAGTTCAGTGGGGGCTTGTACCCAGAATTAATTAATTCAAAATAAATCTTCTTCTTAATTTTGCATTTTGCATTTTGAATTCAAAAAATGTTAGTACGGCAGATATGTGATTAACTTTATCTTAAAATTCTTACAAATTTGCGATCGCTCTACATGGATCTGCTACGTAATTTCAAATTCAAATCATAAGTTTTCCTTTTAGTTTCAAAAAACCTATATATCTCTGGTAAATGTGAATTGCAATCATAGGCTTTTCTCTATACATTGTTGTTATTAAGAATTGCTTTTTATTTTTGAATTTTGAATTTTGAATTTTGAATTTTTAAGCTGGCTGGATCTGCGCGGGACTGGCCTGCTCCATCCTACCTGTCCAGTCAAACCGGCTAGCGTCTGCTTGTTTTCACCAGAGGACGGTATGGGGCTGGCCAAATCGGAAGAGTTGCGTGGACACCACTCTTATAGCAATGCCTGAGCTAATCAATCCACATTTCGGGGGGAGTTGTTGACGGCACATAAGTCTTGGATGGACTGTAACTGGCGAGGTTAAACCACCCCACCGCCAGTAGGAGACCGAACCCACAGCCCAACAAAAAAGTCCAGGCGTGAGAAGGATCGAGTACGCAGAGCAGGCGGCGATCGCCGCTATATACCTGCACTAGCCAGCCTTCGCTGGTGTTGTCAAATCTGGTTTGCAGTTTAGTTGAGTCAAACTTGTTCATTGTCTACGCTCCATGATCATCGAATGTGTGTGGCGGTGGCGGTTACTTGCGCGCCGCTATGGAAACACCTGTCAGAAATTCACCTGTGAATGGAGAGTGTCTCAAGGAGAGAGACTGGGTCGCTCAAACCTGACATTGATGTCGAACAGAAGACAGACATCTATGCTTTCGCCTTGAACGATATTCTTACGTTTATATTTAGAAGCGCATCAAGAAATCGGACAAGAAATCCACATTGTAATTCCTCCTTGATTCAGATATTAGGGGTTGACAAATATGTGCTTAACTTTATCTTAAAATTCTTACAAATTTGCGATTGCTCTACATGAATCTGCGAAGTAATTTCAAATTCAAATCATAAGTTTTACTTTTATTTTCAAAAAACCTATATATCTCTGTTCAATGTGAATTGTAATCATAGGATTTTCTCTATACATTGTTGCTAATAAAAACCTTTACCGAATGGTGTGAAGAGCAGGTGTCATCGTGTCAAAAGTATAAGTGTTTTTTATAAAATACTTCCGCTAATCTGAGTCAATTTTTCTCAATAGAGGTGAGTAGATTTGCCGATCTTTAGCATAAACTTAAAGATATGGTTCAAAGCAAGACTCGATGGTTTTGCTTTGAATTGTCGTATATAGAACGTATCAGGAGGTAACCCACATGACCCAGAAAGCCAGTAAGCTTGTCATCGTCACGGAAAAGGTGCTGCTGAAAAAGGTCGCCAAGATCATCGACGAAGCCGGTGCTACCGGTTATACGGTGGTGGCCGCTGGAGGTAAAGGCAGTCGCGGCGTGCGATCGTCGGGACAACCCACCGTTGGCGACATCTACACTAATGTAAAGTTCGAGGTACTCACCCCCAGTCGGGATATGGCCGTGAAGATTGCGGATGAGGTCGCAGCGCAGTTTTTCAAAGATTATTCGGGTATCACCTATATCTGTGACGTGATGGAGGTACTGTACGCACACCAGTTCTGAGTCAAAACCCCAGCAATTCTACTTTTAGCAAGAAGCTGTTCAAGCCCTGGGAATCTCGGTATTGTAATGACATCGGAGAGATCCAAGAGAGCTAGAGTGGTTGCAAGAACGGGGTTTGTTCGACACCATCGTCGGTTCGTTTCGGCAGCGTTTGTCGTCGCTACCGAACAAACGCATAGCCAAAAACACTCGCTACGGGATGGAGGATGCCGCTTTGAGCGTTTTTAGCGTGTTGCTCACCCAGGGCGGAGAGCGATTTTTTTTTGGGGAGATGAGAATAGCAATGCGATAAGATGACTAATGACTAATTCGCTACTTCGGCTATTTCAATAACCCGCCCTTCATAATCTTTAACTAGAAAATTTAGGGGTTTTTGATTGCGAATCTTAAACTTTAACCCGCGTGTTTCTACCCGCAATAAAATCATTTCTAAACAGTCACGGTCAAAACAAACATGACGTTGCTGATTTTTAGTCCCCAAACTCGCACCAGTAATAACGTGAAGTTGGGTGTTTTTCTTTAATTGATACCATAGTCCATCATTACCGTTGTTCATGGTTTTACCTGACCAACTGGGACTGGTGGACATATATAACGGATCTATCCCCGTCGCGCCTATGGTTTGTTCGTAATTGTAGTAGTAGTGCAATGGTACTTCTGCGGCTGGCAAATCTAGCAGCCCTTCATATAATTGTCGGGCAATCTCTAAATCAGACACCATCACAGTATGCACTTTGGGCGCACTGGTGAGGAAGAGCCACATAGCACCTGCATAGGCTGCTAGTAGCATCACCATAATGCCTTGGGTGGAAAATAGGCTATCTAAGGGTAGGGACGGCAAGAATGAGCCTAAAGTCAGAGGCGGGAGCAGAAACGATATGACACTAGCTGCTATAACCATGAACAAATTAGAAATTATATAAAGGTAGCCGCTTTTATTATTGTCGATCAAGACTTAAAAGAGGTCTTTATCTAGTGTACCAAGACTAAACTTGTCTGAGTTTTAATCTAAAAATATTCTTTACTACATTATGAAGTGCGGAATGTGGGTTTTAATACCATTTTGAGCAAATCAGAATACGATTGTCCGAAAGTTGCGTTTGATAAATTGGTGCAGCTATGCCATTTGCCGAGCCATTAACTGGGCAAATAGTCCTTCTTGTGCAGCTAGCTGGTCAAAAGTTCCTTGTTGTACAATCTGTCCTGCTTGTAATACATAGATGCGATGCGCGTTGCGGATTGTGCTGAGTCGATGGGCAATTACAACACGAGTGACTTGCATTTTATCCAAACTTTTACTAACAATAGCTTGTGTCTTATTGTCTAAAGCACTGGTAGCTTCATCAAACAGCAAAACGCGGGGTTTCAATGCTAACGCGCGAGCAATTAAAAGTCGCTGTCGTTGTCCTCCAGAAAGATTACTTCCACCTTCACTAACTACAGTGTGCATTTGCATTGGCATAGCGATAATATCTTCAGCTAAACCTGATGCTCTAGCTGCTTCCCAAGCTTCTTCTAGAGTAATCCCCGCACCAGCAGCGATATTCTCAAAAATGGAACCTGACATTAATTGACTGTTTTGCAAGACTACGCCTAACTGTCGGCGCACTGCTTCTACATCCAAGCCAGACAAGTCTTGACCGTCGTAGTATATACTACCTGCTTCTGGAGTTTCAAATCCCAGTAACAACCTGAATATAGTGGATTTACCACTTCCAGAACCCCCCACAAGGGCAATAAATTCTCCTGGCTCCGCAGAAATATTGAGATTATCGAGTATTAGCGAACCATCTTGGCGATAGCGAAAGGTGACGCGATCCACAGCGATTCTACCAATTAACTTGCCAGGATCGGCTTTGCTGGTATTCACTTCTGGTATACTTGCCAGAATGGGCTGGGTGCGTTTCCACTGGGGAATAACCTGTAAAACTTCGGTGACAGTGTTGCTCAGGTCTGTAGTTCCTTTGATAAAGTTTCCATAGGCTGTGTTAAAGGCTAAAAAAGTACCAAGAGATAGACCAATAGTTCCTGAATTCTGTGCTTCTTCAAGTAGTTTGATGGTAAACCAAAATAAGGCTCCATTAGTCACTATGGGTATGACTGTGTTGAAAAATATCACAGCGTCTTCTACTTGTTGTGTACTGAGTTCCAGCTTGATTTGCTGACTGTAGTTTTTACTCCAAGCGGCAAAGGCGCGTTCTTGTGCGCCAGCAATATGTAGTTTAGAAATACCATTAATCAGCTGCACTGTTTGTCCAAAAATTTTGCCCTGTAATTCCAACAGAGGTTGCACTTTACGCAGCAACATTACACCAGAAATTGTCGTGAATGCGATCGCTATGACTGCAAACGCCACCGCAACTAAAGCTAATTTGTAGTTGTAATAAAATAACTGCCCCAAATAAAACAGTGTAAACAGACTACTGAAGAGATTTATCAAGATTCTGCCACCTAATTGGCGACGGATTGCACTTACCGAAGATACGCGGGAAAGTAAATCACCTGTGGTGTATTGACGGAAAAATGAGATTGGTAAGTTTAACAGCCTGTCACAAGTAGCGGCTTGAGTCGAAGCATCTCCAAAGGTTTCTGTTCGTAGAATCGCAAATCCTTGAGTTATCTGAAATAAAGCTGTACCCAAAGCAGCAACGAGCAATCCCAAGCCGATTTGCAACAATAAACCGCGATCGCTATCTGGTATGGCATTGTCCATCATAATTGCCGTGGCTTGGGGAGTGAGCATCCCTAGTAATGTCACGGCAATACCAGTAAATACAATTGTCAGTATATCTCTGGCACGTCCTTTGAGGGTAAATTGCAGTAAACTCAAAGCTCCCAGCACTCGATCCGGCAAAGGCCGATAAAACATATAAGCAACGGGAGCTACTTTTGTAGCTACGCCCTCATCCACCCGCGTGCGAGTGCGTTCCACTGGATCGAAGATTTCATAGCGATTTGTCGCAACTTGTAACAGTGCCACTGGTCGATTGTCTTGAGTGTAAGCCAGAAGCGAACTACAATCTTTTTCCCACCAATTGTCTCGCAATAGCACTCGCCGCATTCTCATCCGCGAAGCCCGAACGATCGCTTCTAGTGGCTCTTTCAGCCGCTTCAGGTTCTCAGAACGAGCCGGAGGTCTAATTTTCACGCCGATAGCTTTGCCGACTGCACCAGCCGCAACTAATAAAGGCGTACCTTCTAGGAAAAAATCGCCATCTTGGTAATTCAGGGTTGATGCTAACTCTCCTACAGCCTCGGCTGTCACTTGACGGTTGAGACGTTGGCGATCGCCCAACCGCATCAGTTCTTCTTGGGCTTCTTGATGCTCTAAAATGTCAATGCAGCGCAGCAGTTGAGTATTTAGCTGGGATAGCCCGGTAAGAATAATATCTGAGTTGTCAATTTCGGAAGTTGTAATAGTAGCAAATTGAACTGTATCTCTGGCTTCTAGCCACATTTTATCGTTGAGGGGAAAAGTTGCAGTTGGGCTGAAGAGAGTTAGTTCGTCAAAACCCAGAAACTTGACAGTACCTTCCTTCATCTGTACCCAGCAGACAACCCCTGGTTCTGGTTGAAAAGTTTGACCGTTAATTAAGGAAAGTCGGCTGCTTCCCTCAGTTCTAACTTGAATTACTGGAGTGGGAATCGAAGAAAGTGCAGTACCAACTTGCTTGAGCCAAGATTCTACCAAAGCGATGGCTTTCACATTTCCATTGGCTATTAATTCCCGGAAAGACTCAGGGTGTAGTTGTAGTAATTTTATCTCACCCATTGGCACGGCTAAAATTTGGCGTTGCTGATTGCCTGATATAGCAGCAGTTCCAAAAAGAGCCTCGCCTCGACCCATCGTACATAGATAACGGCGAGTGCCTTCTATTACACCATCTTTAATTGTGACGGCAAACAATGCCACAGAGCCAGATTGAACTACCCAAATCCGATCAAGATCGTTTAACAATATCGGCTCATTTCCCTGAATTTGGTACAGTTGTCCCCGCATTGTTGCCTTACTCCAATTAAAAATAAAAAAGTTTAACAAAATGTAGGGGTTTAAATCCCCGGCTTCTATCCAGGCGCAAGTGTTGTGGCGGGGTCTAAATCCACGTTACAACACGTAATTGCGTTAGCGTAGCGGGACGAAGTCCATTGCGAATTGCGAATTGCGAATTGCGAATTGGTTTAAAGTGCTTCCCCTTCCATCCGAATTAACCGCGAGTACGCACCATCGACTTGCCACAATTTTTGATGAGTACCGCGTTGCACGACTTTGCCATGTTCTAAGACGATGATTTCATCGCAGTCTCGGATCGTGCTTAAGCGGTGTGCCACGATAATGCAGGTGCAACCTCGTCGCCGCAGATTTTCATCAATAATTTTTTCTGTTTCTGCATCTAAGGCACTGGTAGCTTCATCCATCACCAGGATAGAAGGGTTGTTGACCAAAGCACGAGCAATTTCTAATCGCTGTCGCTGTCCGCCGCTTAAGTTAGCAGCACCTTCTATGAGTGTTGCATCCAATCCCCCAGTCATTGACAGGATAACATCTGCGATCGCAGCATCTTCACAAGCTCGGATTAAGCTTTTATCCTGTATAGTAGAATCCCACAGAGTTAAATTATCTCTAACTGTTCCGCCAAATAGCAAGATATCTTGCTCCACCATCGCCACGGAGTTAGTAAGTATTTGCTGGGGTATCTGCTCTCTGGATGTTCCATCAAATAATATTTCCCCCGTCCAAGGTTGATAAAGTCCGCTAATGAGTTTGGCAATGGTAGATTTACCAGAACCACTCCCGCCTACCAATGCCACTCGCTGTCCTGGTTTAATTGCGAGGTGAAAATTTTCAATCAGTGGTTGCTCTAAGCGACTATAACCAAATGTCACATTCCGTAATTCAACATACCCTTGTAACTTAGGCACAAATGTAGAAGGATAAACTGACAGCAAGTTTTCTTTGTTCTCCCCTGCTCCTCTGCTCCCCTGTTCCTCTATCGGATTATCCAGCACATCATCTAGGCGGAGTAAATTCCCTTCCAACTCTTGCAAAGTAGTACCGAAGTTGACGAGATTGTTCACGGGTGATTGAAAGCTGTACATTAAACCTTGAAAAGCTACGAGCATTCCAATGCTGAGATGTCCATCCATCACTCGTAAACCACCCACAACCAATAACATTACTGAAGAAAGAGCCGACAGGAGTACGGGTAATACAGAAAATATTTGGTTTGTCGCACCTAATTCCTGTTGAGAATTAATCGCCTTGGTGTAATAACCCGACCACCGCGCAAAAAAATCTGACTCTAAACCAGATGCTTTTAGGGTTTCTATACTTTGGAGAGCAGCAATGGAAGTACCAGCAGCTTTACCATACTCTTGGATCAATCGTTGATTAGCATCTACGCGCTGTCGGGAAATCCACTGTAAAACTAAGATATTTATAGCAGCAAAAATAACTATACATAAGGTAAGTACCCAGTCATATTGCACCATGACTAAAGCATAAAAAATCACCATAACTGCATCAATGACCGTAGTAGCCAATCGTCCCGAAAGGACATCAGCAACTTGGTCGTTGATAGTGGTGCGATCGCTAATTTCTCCCGCAAAGCGTTGAGCGTAAAAACTTACAGGTAAGCGGAGGATATGCCAAAGGAAGCGGCTGGACATACCAACAGCCAGCTTTATTTTTAGCCGACGCAGATATTTCAAGCGCAGTAGGGTTAACAATCCTTGCACTATAGCTGTAATAATCATAGCCAACAGCAACGGACGCAACCAATGTAGCCTTTGTTCGATGAGGATTTCGTCTACAAATACCTGACTAAACACAGGTATGAGTAATCCCACAATGGCTAAGAAAAAACCACTAATTAAACAGTAAACTAAAGCACCAAAAGCTCCCCTTAATCGTGACCACAGCGATACCGTAATGTTGGGTTTGTGACCACCTTTGACAAACTCTGGGCTTGGTTCCATCACCAGCACCACTCCGGTATATCCTTCGTCAAATTCTTGCAAGGATACAGTACGCGGCCCGGTGGCGGGGTCGTTGAGATAAACTCGTTGTTTGCCAAATCCCTCCACAACTAAGAAGTGGTTGAAGTTCCAGAAGACAATATAAGGAGGGCGCAAATCTTGGAGTTTTTCTAGTTCTTTTTTAAAGCCTTTGGCTTGGAGTCCGTATCTTCTGGCAGCTTTGACCATATTGGATGCTTTACTGCCATCACGGGAAACGCCACATTCTCGTCGGAGTTCGGGTAAAGGTACAATGCGATCGTAGTAACCGAGAATTATTCCTAAAGCAGCAGCACCACATTCAACCCCCTCCATTTGTAAGACAGTGGGGGTTTTAACGCGCCGCCTGCTGGGATTAAAAAGTAATTTTTGCAGGTACTGCCAAGGATTAATCGTTGTTGCTAAGGTCGGATTAGTAGATACCACTGTATTCCCTCAAAATTGGTAAAACAAAAGTGATGGGAGCGCGTTCTTCTATCTTGACTCGCACAATAGTCGTAGTTCCAGAAGAAATTTTTGTTTGCGGCCCCGTGGAAGAAGACCACTTATAACCACTGGGAGTTGTAGCATCTAATTCTAGGTCAGCAAATACTTGCATCAGACCTTCTTGCCTTTGAGCTACCAAACTTTCTACAATATCTGCATTACCCACCTCCGATGCAGCAGCTTCTTTTGTAATGGGGAACTGTGAAACTTTACTAACCGTACCGACAATACCGCCAAACCGTTGTCGCTTGACGATTTGGGGTGTAATTTGAATTGTCATCCCCTGTTGAATTTTCTTCCCATCCCCAACCGAGAAATAGGTGACACCAACTAATTTTTTAGATGAGTCCTCTCCTTCTATGGTGCCAAGACGAGTTCCAGCATTAACAACTTG from Nostoc sp. UHCC 0870 includes these protein-coding regions:
- a CDS encoding NAD(P)H-binding protein: MKAFVAGATGETGRRIVQELVARNIPVRALVRDIEAARTILPPDAELVVGDVLNPQSLTTALGDSTVVLCATGAKPSLDPTGPYKVDFEGTKNLVDVAKAKGIEHFVLVTSLCVSQFFHPLNLFWLILVWKKQAEEYLQKSGLNYTIVRPGGLKNEDNADAIVMQGADTLFEGSIPRQKVAQVCVEALFKLVAHHKIVEIVAKPEASPKSFEELFQQC
- a CDS encoding glycoside hydrolase family 24 protein, producing MGPIAALLGFVYLFQWYVFGDLRSPSDPIFGNNLPPLVMEGGDPYIRALMRTISASEANSKRPYSLLYGGQQITDLSKHPEICVTIPVGPNTGNCSTAAGRYQMINTTWYHIAPRYHPKPGQMMFWSNYSFEPQYQDVVVYRWLNDSKVWGIDISQLLRQGKLNEVLRRLSPTWTSLGYGIETNSISKSLPKIYQKMLQEELTTASQPAAANAATPSPKINPKGKQPKPQ
- the mnmA gene encoding tRNA 2-thiouridine(34) synthase MnmA, which translates into the protein MKKVVVGLSGGVDSSTAAAILHHQGYEVIGLTLWLMKGKGQCCSEGMIDAAYICEQLGIPHQVVDMRDVFQTHIVDYLVNGYSVGITPLPCSQCNKTVKFGPMVQYAREELGCDRIATGHYARISYNEATERYELLRAIDRNKDQSYFLYDLSQDLLAASLFPLGEMQKADTRRIAAEHGLKTADKPESQDLCLVESNGSMRAFLDKYIAPKTGDIVDTTGKVLGQHDGVHHYTIGQRKGIGIAAAEPLYVIELDAVNNKVIVGDRTKATQSECTVSRVNWVSMAEPTSPIRAEVQVRYRSSPESVTVIPLENSRVRLVFDEPQFSITPGQAAVWYDGEKVLGGGIIELSAEC
- a CDS encoding sodium-dependent bicarbonate transport family permease; amino-acid sequence: MDFLSDFLTKFGAQLQSPTLSFLIGGIVIAALGSQLQIPDAIYKFIVFMLLIKVGLSGGIAIRNSNLTEMLLPGLFAVVTGILIVFIGRYTLAKLPGIRTVDAVATAGLFGAVSGSTLAAGITVMEAQGMKYEPWAGALYPFMDIPALVTAIVVASIYTSKKRDKYDSQEEYLSKQAVIAGEYPNEQEYPSTRQEYLSQQRATAGKRVEIWPIVQESLQGSALSALLLGLTLGIITRPESVFESFYEPLFRGLLSILMLIMGMEAWSRIGELRKVAQWYAVYALVAPLLHGFIAFGLGMIAHYATGFSPGGVALLAVIAASSSDISGPPTLRAGIPSANPSAYIGASTAIGTPVAIAVAIPLFIGLAQALMGS
- a CDS encoding P-II family nitrogen regulator, which translates into the protein MTQKASKLVIVTEKVLLKKVAKIIDEAGATGYTVVAAGGKGSRGVRSSGQPTVGDIYTNVKFEVLTPSRDMAVKIADEVAAQFFKDYSGITYICDVMEVLYAHQF
- a CDS encoding glyoxalase-like domain protein is translated as MVIAASVISFLLPPLTLGSFLPSLPLDSLFSTQGIMVMLLAAYAGAMWLFLTSAPKVHTVMVSDLEIARQLYEGLLDLPAAEVPLHYYYNYEQTIGATGIDPLYMSTSPSWSGKTMNNGNDGLWYQLKKNTQLHVITGASLGTKNQQRHVCFDRDCLEMILLRVETRGLKFKIRNQKPLNFLVKDYEGRVIEIAEVAN